One stretch of Arachis duranensis cultivar V14167 chromosome 1, aradu.V14167.gnm2.J7QH, whole genome shotgun sequence DNA includes these proteins:
- the LOC107479605 gene encoding probable 2-oxoglutarate-dependent dioxygenase At3g50210 isoform X2, translating into MATDFSSIPLIDVSALLAKCDDPKMGEDPGVLEVVRQLDKACTEAGFFYLKGHGVSDALLKEVKDITRRFFELPCEEKTKIKMTPAAGFRGYQRVGENITKGTPDMHEAIDCYKEVTRGMYGDLGKTMEGYNQWPQNPPKFKVIMEEYISICTELARKIMRGIALALGGSPDEFEGQRAGDPFWVMRLIGYPGLTTTNGTHEAMKNDIGCGAHTDYGLLTLLNQDEDINALQVRNLSGEWISAPPVPGTFVCNIGDMLKIYSNGLYESTLHRVINNSPKYRVSVVYFYETNFDTAVEPLDTIRTRKNGTKKFEKAIYGEHLVSKVLTNFVDV; encoded by the exons ATGGCTACGGACTTCAGTTCAATTCCCCTAATTG ATGTTAGTGCCCTTTTAGCCAAGTGTGATGACCCAAAAATGGGAGAGGACCCTGGTGTTCTTGAAGTTGTTAGACAGTTGGATAAGGCTTGCACTGAGGCTGGGTTCTTCTATTTG AAAGGTCATGGTGTTTCTGATGCTCTCCTTAAAGAAGTTAAAGACATAACTCGCAGATTCTTTGAACTACCTTGTGAAGAAAagacaaaaatcaaaatgacTCCGGCTGCAGGGTTCAG AGGTTACCAGAGGGTTGGAGAAAATATAACTAAAGGCACACCTGACATGCATGAAGCAATTGAT TGCTATAAGGAGGTGACAAGGGGCATGTATGGAGATCTTGGCAAAACTATGGAAGGATACAACCAGTG GCCTCAAAATCCTCCAAAGTTCAAAGTTATTATGGAGGAATATATTAGTATCTGCACAG AGCTTGCAAGGAAAATTATGCGAGGTATCGCTTTAGCACTAGGAGGATCGCCAGACGAATTTGAAGGACAGAGAGCTGGGGATCCATTTTGGGTAATGCGGCTTATTGGTTACCCGGGCTTAACCACTACAAATGGAACTCATGAAGCTATGAAAAATGACATTGGATG TGGAGCTCATACTGATTATG GTTTATTGACATTGTTAAACCAGGATGAAGATATAAATGCTCTCcag GTGAGAAACCTCTCTGGTGAGTGGATATCAGCACCTCCAGTTCCTGGCACATTTGTGTGTAACATTGGTGACATGCTAAAG ATATATTCCAATGGTTTATATGAGTCAACTTTGCATCGGGTGATAAACAACTCTCCAAAATATAGAGTCAGTGTAGTATACTTTTATGAG ACGAACTTTGATACTGCCGTAGAGCCTTTGGATACAATTAGAACAAGGAAAAATGGTACCAAGAAGTTTGAAAAAGCTATCTATGGAGAGCATCTAGTTAGCAAGGTCCTCACAAATTTCGTCGACGTCTAA
- the LOC107479605 gene encoding probable 2-oxoglutarate-dependent dioxygenase At3g50210 isoform X1 yields MATDFSSIPLIDVSALLAKCDDPKMGEDPGVLEVVRQLDKACTEAGFFYLKGHGVSDALLKEVKDITRRFFELPCEEKTKIKMTPAAGFRGYQRVGENITKGTPDMHEAIDCYKEVTRGMYGDLGKTMEGYNQWPQNPPKFKVIMEEYISICTGMLSHPFISIPIILFPGLEFFILMMILLVRAELARKIMRGIALALGGSPDEFEGQRAGDPFWVMRLIGYPGLTTTNGTHEAMKNDIGCGAHTDYGLLTLLNQDEDINALQVRNLSGEWISAPPVPGTFVCNIGDMLKIYSNGLYESTLHRVINNSPKYRVSVVYFYETNFDTAVEPLDTIRTRKNGTKKFEKAIYGEHLVSKVLTNFVDV; encoded by the exons ATGGCTACGGACTTCAGTTCAATTCCCCTAATTG ATGTTAGTGCCCTTTTAGCCAAGTGTGATGACCCAAAAATGGGAGAGGACCCTGGTGTTCTTGAAGTTGTTAGACAGTTGGATAAGGCTTGCACTGAGGCTGGGTTCTTCTATTTG AAAGGTCATGGTGTTTCTGATGCTCTCCTTAAAGAAGTTAAAGACATAACTCGCAGATTCTTTGAACTACCTTGTGAAGAAAagacaaaaatcaaaatgacTCCGGCTGCAGGGTTCAG AGGTTACCAGAGGGTTGGAGAAAATATAACTAAAGGCACACCTGACATGCATGAAGCAATTGAT TGCTATAAGGAGGTGACAAGGGGCATGTATGGAGATCTTGGCAAAACTATGGAAGGATACAACCAGTG GCCTCAAAATCCTCCAAAGTTCAAAGTTATTATGGAGGAATATATTAGTATCTGCACAGGCATGCTTTCTCATCCTTTTATTTCTATTCCCATCATTTTGTTTCCTGGGTTAGAATTTTTCATTCTTATGATGATTCTTTTGGTAAGAGCAGAGCTTGCAAGGAAAATTATGCGAGGTATCGCTTTAGCACTAGGAGGATCGCCAGACGAATTTGAAGGACAGAGAGCTGGGGATCCATTTTGGGTAATGCGGCTTATTGGTTACCCGGGCTTAACCACTACAAATGGAACTCATGAAGCTATGAAAAATGACATTGGATG TGGAGCTCATACTGATTATG GTTTATTGACATTGTTAAACCAGGATGAAGATATAAATGCTCTCcag GTGAGAAACCTCTCTGGTGAGTGGATATCAGCACCTCCAGTTCCTGGCACATTTGTGTGTAACATTGGTGACATGCTAAAG ATATATTCCAATGGTTTATATGAGTCAACTTTGCATCGGGTGATAAACAACTCTCCAAAATATAGAGTCAGTGTAGTATACTTTTATGAG ACGAACTTTGATACTGCCGTAGAGCCTTTGGATACAATTAGAACAAGGAAAAATGGTACCAAGAAGTTTGAAAAAGCTATCTATGGAGAGCATCTAGTTAGCAAGGTCCTCACAAATTTCGTCGACGTCTAA